Within Nosocomiicoccus ampullae, the genomic segment AGATAATGAGAACACTTGGCTTAACTCCCCGCCGAGTAATTCTAATGAAAATTCTGCTTCTTTTAATTCTTCTTCTGCTCTTTGTCCTTTTAACACGATTAAACGTCCACCAGTACGTACAAGTGGTAAACATAACTCGAGTAAAACATTTAGTCTTGCGACTGCACGTGCAGTTACGATATCAAACATATGACGCTGACCGTGTTGGCCAAATGTTTCTGCACGATCATGGACAAGTGTTATTTTATCTAGATTTAAGTTTGCTGTTAACTCATTTAAAAAATTGATTCGTTTTTTTAATGAATCGACGATTGTGATTTTTAAATCTGGACGAATAATTTTCATTGGTAATGACGGGAAACCAGCACCAGCTCCAACGTCACAAATTGATGTATCTTCTTCAATATCTAAGAAAAATAATGGTGTAATTGAGTCATAGAAATGCTTTTCGTACACTTCTTTTTCTTCAGTAATCGCTGTTAAATTCATTTTTTTGTTCCATTCGACGAGCATATTAAAATATGTGTCGAACTGTCTCATCTGGTCTTCAGTAACTTCGATACCTTCTTTACGTAAGTAATCTACAAACTCATCTTTTGTCATCTTATTCCCTCTAAACTTAAGAAAAAAGGCTTATTATAAGCCTTTAATCTTGTATTTTCGCTATTTTACCTTGCTCAATATAAACGAGTAATATAGAAATGTCTGCTGGATTCACTCCAGAGATTCTAGATGCTTGTGCGATATCTAAAGGTCTTACTTCTTTTAGTTTATCACGAGCTTCTGTTGCTAGTGAATGAATCGCGTCGTAATCAATATTGTCCGGAATTCTTTTTTGTTCCATACGTTTCATTTTATCAACTTGAGTTAATGATTTTTTAATATAACCATCGTATTTAATTTGAATTTCAATTTGTTCTTCTTCTTCTGGTGTTAAATGAGATTCTTCTTCAAGTATGTTTAAAATATCGCTATATGTCATTTCTGGACGACGAAGTAAGTCTCTTGCTAAAATGCCATCTTTTAACTTAGATCCGCCTTTACTTTCAATAATACTTTGTGTGTGATCGTTTGGTTTAATACGTATGTTAGAAAGTCTATCTAGTTCTTTTTCAATACGTGCTTTTTTGTCTTGAAATCTTTCATAACGCGCTTCAGAAATTAGACCTTCTCTATAACCAATTTCAGTGAGTCGTAAATCTGCGTTGTCGTGACGTAAAATTAAACGATGTTCTGCACGTGACGTTAAAAGTCTATATGGTTCTTGTGTACCTTTTGTTACAAGGTCATCGATTAATACTCCAATATATGCATCCGTACGGCTTAGAACTAATGGCTCTTTACCAAGTAATTTGTTTGCCGCATTAATTCCAGCAATAATTCCTTGTGCTGCCGCTTCTTCGTAACCACTTGTACCGTTAATTTGTCCTGCTGTAA encodes:
- the rsmG gene encoding 16S rRNA (guanine(527)-N(7))-methyltransferase RsmG codes for the protein MTKDEFVDYLRKEGIEVTEDQMRQFDTYFNMLVEWNKKMNLTAITEEKEVYEKHFYDSITPLFFLDIEEDTSICDVGAGAGFPSLPMKIIRPDLKITIVDSLKKRINFLNELTANLNLDKITLVHDRAETFGQHGQRHMFDIVTARAVARLNVLLELCLPLVRTGGRLIVLKGQRAEEELKEAEFSLELLGGELSQVFSLSLPDENSERFIIEFDKKRKTPRDYPRKPGTPNKKPLIK